The genomic DNA TTGTCAGCATCCCGTGAACTTTGCTGTGAAGTCTGAAGTTCAGAAGAAATGCAGCGTGGGTGTGTCCCACCAACCGACAGAACAACCGACAGAACAACCAACCGGACGACCGACCGGCTGCGAGGCAAACACCGTGTCGAATGAAGCTTTTACCAGCCATCTGTTTCTCATTGCCAAGccgccaccccccacccccccggacTGGAGTTAAAGTCGTTTTCTGTTTACTGAGTTAAGCAtaagctcctcctcttcttcctctccctcacacacagtGGAAGACAGAATTCAACCTATTATCTCCTCATATTTTTGGGTAACTCGGATAAAAATCCTTCCATTAGAATAAACAGAGCCTGCATTGTTACCATGGAACATTTTTTACTGCCTCTCCCTGGAGATCAACACAATGAGTGGCACCAATGTGGTTTCCACTCGGAGGGCTCCTCAGCCattcctccattcctccataTGCGAACAAGACTCCCAGATTTTTTGTGGTGAACGTTAAGAGTTCAGTGGAATCCAATCTGGGACTTTGTTCCCATGAAGTGATGACAAATCATCGGCGATTATTTCATCGAAGCAACGGCAgtgtttcagggtttttttttcttcttgaaatAGGGAAGTGCATTTGCTGCTtatctgcagtttttttttttttcatttgcatgtgtTGTAAATACCTTCAGTGTTTAATGGCTTCAATAAGGACGGAGCCTTCCAAGAAAATCCTGCCTCCCAGGTAGAGGAATGTTATGTAGAGCAGACATGATTCGTCCTCTTCAGGAACAGGAATcatatcttcattttttttaatctaatctcCTTTGTATTAACATGATTTGACAGCCTgcggccttttttttttttttttgtgtacttCAATATTAACCCTGTGATAAACTCTGTGtcttacataaataaaaaactgcACATGGTGGAATATTTCTACCTTTACTTTCCATGAACATATTTAAACGAAGCTGAGGCTTCAGGAGGtttccagaaagaaaaaaaaatctaattttttttattctagaaagggggcgtggcctcaggATTCAAGCAAGTGGTGACCAATGACATGAATGTGAAGCGCTTGCTGCATATCAAGGGTCGGAGGGCCATCAGAGCGACGGAGGTGGATATGGCCTGGTCCAGCTTCAACAAGGGGGACTGCTTCATTATTGATCTgggcaaggtgtgtgtgtgtgtgtgcgtttgtgtgtgtgtgtgtgtgtgtatgtgtgtttgaatgagaatcaaacaaacaaatcttgTTTTTTCTAACTTTAACATTCTTTCCTGACTCCTGCAGAACATCTATCAGTGGTGCGGCAGCGAGTGCAACCGCTTTGAGACGCTGAAGGCCTCAGAAGTCGCCATCGGCATCAGAGACGACGAGAGGAACTGCCGAGCAAAACTGCACAGGGTCGAGGAGGGAGAAGAGACGGCAGAAATGCTAGAGGTGACACGCAAATGTCTAAAAAATGCTTTAGGAAactaaaaaaccccacaaatacAGACAGGATTTCAGGATTCGTGGAAAATGATCTGTCCAAGCAGATAGATACTAAACAAGACAACATTGTTATTAATGTTGTATTGTCAGATGTGAGAATTTAAATACGGAACATTATTCAGTGTTTTCTCCTCCTTGAATTCTTCTCCCCTCTCCTGAGCGGAAACTTAAAGCGTTACTGATAGATTTTACAGCCGGTGCGTTCATGAGCGTGGGAAAGAGTGGGCATAATGCCGTCCTTTGTTACTCGCTGTTCGTGTGCCAAGTTTTGTTGACACGTTTCCccctggagaggaggatgaggggcTTAATCTGTTCCTTCGTCTGCGTGTTCAGGCCCTGGGGCCCAAAACAACCATTGCTCCCAGTTGTCAAGATGATGAAACGGTGGACAGCACCAACAGGAAGAAGGGGGCGCTCTACATGGTGAGAAATAACACCGACATTTATGTCTACACTCAATAAGTGACTCTAAACTAactcactaggttttgaattattatttaacaaacagtgtatttctgttattatttaattactatttgtgtttattgtttatgtttacattttatgtttgcACTATTACACCCTTTATTACACCCTtcgtactcacacacacaacgctGCCACAATATGAAGGGTCTTGATATCTTATTTATTACACCATTGCGCATACCTTTTTTGtattgtacatttctgtttattgtatattttagtgttaATGTTGGCTTTCTGTTTATTAAGTTTAGTTTTTGCTTTTCGCTCTTTGCactcagcttcttcttttttgtgcactgatcctgctttatgtgccttcaattgtctcttggggactaataaagttttttgaatacgaaatttgaatttgaatttgatttattCTGAGTTCTGGTGATATACGTGATCCCTTTGCTCCACAGATCTCCGATGCGTCCGGTTCGATGAAGGTTTCCTGCGTGGCTCAGATGAGTCCCTTCAAACAGGCCATGCTGTCCCCGGAGGAGTGTTACATCCTGGATAACGGCGTGGACAGGAACATCTTCGTTTGGAAAGGTCGCTCAATCATAACATATCATATCTGCCTGTTTTCCAATAGAACCGTGTTTTTGTGATTAACCTTCTCATCCCTGCCTTCCTGACTCCAACCAGGTCCCAAGGCCAACATGTCAGAGCGTAAAGCAGCCATGTCAGCGGGTCAGAAGTTCATCAAAGACAAGGGCTACTCCGATAAGACAATGGTGAGTTTGACACGAGTCCGCTCTTGTTTCCACGCTATTCCACGCTATATAAGTTGTGTCTTCACCAGTGTCTTCATCCCTCGCTCCTTACAGATTCAGGTACTTCCTGCGGGAGCGGAGACGACTCTGTTCAAGCAGTTCTTCAGCGACTGGAGGGACAAAGACGACACCACTGGTCCCAGTAAGGCCTACGTCATGGGTCGCATCGCCAAAGTGGCACAGGTGCCCTTCGATGCCTCCACCCTGCACACCAACAAGGTCATGGCAGCTCAGCACGGCATGGTGGATGACGGCAAGGGCAAAGTACAGGTGGGACTTCTCGAAAAGTGAAGAAGTCTGGATTGACAGGACCAGAAAAAGTGATTACTGTGTGGATTTTAGGTCTGGCGTGTCGAAAACGGAGACACGGTGCCTGTCGACCCAGCCCTCTACGGTCACTTTTATGGCGGCGACTGTTACCTGATCCTCTACAGCTACAGACTGGGAGGGCGTGAACAACACATCATATACACCTGGTGGGTAAACAGAAAGATCTTTCACAATACATCATGTGTAAACACAGTATTATGCCTCAGGATAAAGATCTGAAACACACCAGCATGTCGTCCTCCTGAAAAGtgtaaaaggaaaagaaattaaGGTGTGTCCTACTCAAAATTAGATGgaatcatatttaaatgttgatgAAACAGGTATTTCATGCTTGAACACCCTCCAGTGTGACTGAATTAAGACGTCTCTGCAAGAAAGAATGGGCCGAGACTCGCTTCCTGTTTGATTGCAGTTTTCAGGTCGATGCAAAAAAATTGAACGTAACccacagactgtgtgtgttgttgtcagGCAGGGACTGAAGTGCTCACAGGACGAGCTGGCGGCGTCGGCGTTCCTCACAGTGAGGCTCGATGACTCAATGGGAGGATCTCCTGTTCAGGTTTGAGGCTGGCACGCTTCTCATTCTTACAtcacatatgaaaacaaactctgttttgttttgtttttcacaaacaTGTAATCATTACGTAATGTTTTCTTAAATGATCAGACACCACTGTGTGAGCAGGAAATTTGGAGATAACTATTTTAACCTTTTTGTAAAATTTTCTCTGTGTAAtgattgtaaaataataataataataataataataataataataataaagtgtatttgtatagcacttgtctcaatcaaaatgaaaaatcgCTTTGCAATAAACGTTAACTCAAAAGTAAAATTTATCATAATATATGAGTATAACACGAAGAAAAGGGGAACAAAACTTATTTAAATATAGATGATTAAAGTGGTAAGTAAAAGTCAAGGATAAAATGTATAAACAATAAAAGAGCAATGCAAGACTGATGTGTtgcatcaaaattaaaatacagtgtaacccaatttaaaaataaaatttaatgaaatgcattaaatgcATAAATCAAAAGTTACCAGACAAGCCTTTGAGTgtaaataaatctataaatgtaatttcaaaGTAGGCACTGATTTATCAAACTGGAGTTCTTagaacattttttggttttaatatatgtatatacagtatgtctagtAACCAGACAGTGAAGGGTCTTAAGAGTTATAATTGAAATATGTACTGTAAATCAATCTGAAAACATGTGGACCGATTAAACCTGGATAATGTACTTGTTTCTTTTAGCTGCGTCTAGCTGCTGCCTTGCGAGATATTTGAACTCTGCTTATTGATCACTATTAAAAACGATCACATTTGTCTATGAAGTTATTAAAACTGAGCAATTACTGAAAACAtggtttcatttatttgacataaaaAGAACCTCAAACTACCAGCAGAGGGCGAAAATGTTGTAAAACCTCAAATCACCAATAGGGGACGATAAAGGTGCAAAACAATAAATCACCAGTAGGGGGGCAATAAGTCTGCAAAACATTAAACCACCAGTAGGGGGCGATAATGCTGTAAAACCTCAAGCGACCACTAGAGGGCGACACAATTGTAAAATCCTCAAACTACCAACAGGGAGCGGTACTGTCGCAATGTTAATTTATACAGTTTATCGTTCAGCTTGCtgctcctccacacacacacacacacacacacacacacacacacacacacacacacacacacacacacacacacacacacacacacacacacgatttaTTATTacgattattttttaaaaatattattaacatGGTCCTAaatctttatatatttttattagatACATAATGAgcataaaaatttaaatatcctCCAAACTCATAggctaaattaaaataatgacagcAGCTTTCATTACAATGTTTGTGAATGACTtcatccacaggtgagagtgACTCAGGGCCAGGAGCCTCCACATCTGATGAGCTTGTTCCAGGGCAAACCCATGATCATCCACAGCGGAGGAACCTCAAGGAAAGGTGGACAGTCTCAGGCCAGCAGCACTCGCCTCTTCCACATCCGGCAGAGCTCCTCCCGTGGTTCCCGGGCTGTGGAGGTGAGGCATCCCATCAGTACATGGATTTGTGTTGCTTCCACTGCAGACATTCCTCAATTCCACCTCTGTGTATGTTTCCTCAGGTAGATGCCAGTGCTTCTAATCTGAACACCAACGATGTATTTGTGCTGAAAACCCCTGGTGCCCTGTACGTCTGGCGGGGCAAGGGTGCCAGTGAGGAAGAAATGATGGCAGCCAAGCACGTGGAGAGCTACCTGGGTGCTAAAGCCTCCCAGGTGTCAGAGGGCAATGAGCCAAGTAGGTGGAAATCTGATTTGATGTGATACAAAAAGATATTACTTATTCCCTCATCACCATgaagataaacctttatttcTGTAGCCGAGGGGATAATTTGAGGGAGTTATAGATTCTTATTACACtagtaatttattttcttcacccTCCAAGGTGATTTTTGGAAAGCTCTTGGTGGCAAGAAAGAATACCAGACCTCCAAGAGTCTCCAACAGATGGCTCGTCCCCCTCGTCTTTTTGGCTGCTCCAACAAAACTGGAAGACTTATTGTAAGTTATGTGTTAAAGATATGGAACAAACTCTGCTTTCCTGATCAACACAGTAATATTAATGAGGCGATTTAAGAAAAAACACCTGTACATTGTGGAGTTATCTTCTGTCCATCAGGTTGAAGAAGTACCAGGAGACTTTACTCAGTCAGACCTGgccactgatgatgtcatgctcCTGGACACTTGGGATCAGGTGAGCTGATCATCATAAGAGTTGACAGAAAAGATTTAAATGTCTTAAACGTCTTTGGGTACAACTCAGACCTAAATATAGGAAGATGCACACACTTAACAGAAGACTCCTGTCGTGACTGAGTGTGTTTCTCTCCCTTATAGATCTTTATTTGGGTTGGAAACGATGCTAATGGAGAGGAACGGACCGGAGCTCCCAAAATAGGTTTGTTGTTGGAAGAAACAAATGATTCTCACAGATTGTCTCTCTGCCAAGAAGCCCTATAGAGTTATAGCTGTTGAGTTTCATTAAAGTAACAGCCTTTAAAGTCATCCTGCATTTTAAGTTATAAAGCAGTCGCTAACAAATTCACTCCAGCATAATATTCTGGTGTCttaattcaaaaatgttttatcttgTTACCTGTTTACTAATCATGGATAAAGCTCCACATCCTCATGTATATTGGGCTTATATGGCCTGCTTTAGATAAAATGTTATGATTGCATATATGATTAGAGAAATTATTGATCAGTTTACCTCACGTTTACCAAACATTCAACTATAATTTCTTAGTCATTTCTTTAACATCAACAGTTGTCCAACTTTTTGACAGGTGACGACACCCAGTTTTTTAGCCTCCAGGCCCATTGTTCCAATTTTAAGTCCTCAATTCTACTTTTATGAGTCAATTTTGGCGCTTCCAGCAACTCATTTTAGTTGCAAGCAGCTGTTTTCAGGATAAGTAGTTCAGATCAGCTATGGGGCGTAAGCGCCAGAATTTCATCTGGAGTCAAATTAAAAAGGAGATCAGACACTGGATTCATATTTGCCAAGTGTCTAAAATCAGAACTGAAAACAAGCCGTTTGCTTTTCTCTCCTGCTGGATGTATAAATGATTTACGTTGATGTGTGAGTTTGAAAAATAGCATGATGTTAACCAACATCACCGTAAAAGTCTGCTGTCGGCAGATTTAGAATATTTAATCTCATATTTAATTCTGCTCCCTGTGTCATGCAGCTAAGGACTATGTTGACTCAGACCCGTCCGGTCGCAAAGGGCTGCCCATCAGCACCATCAAACAGGGATCAGAGCCCGGAATGTTCACCGGCTGGTTCCAGGCTTGGGATCCTAAGATGTGGGACATGGACCCGTTTGAGAGATTCCGTAATCGTCTCTGAACGCGTCACCTCAGGCTCTCTGCATCATCTGACTCCATTCCTGCACGGCGCTAACATTCTGCCATATATCTTTACTCCAATCCGTCAGCGCTTCTACCAGTGTTAACACTGATATTAATGGCTGCTTCTATGCCTCCATCACACTGGAGGGCTTTGTAAACAGTACTTCAAATGGCTTTTCGAAGCAACATTTTCTGA from Antennarius striatus isolate MH-2024 chromosome 18, ASM4005453v1, whole genome shotgun sequence includes the following:
- the scinlb gene encoding scinderin like b, which gives rise to MVSHKEFVGAGKQPGLQVWRIENLDLKPVPKALHGNFYTGDAYLLLFTTAAPSYNIHMWLGKECSQDESGAAAIFAMQLDDFLGGAPVQFRDVQNNESNTFLSYFKSGVKYQKGGVASGFKQVVTNDMNVKRLLHIKGRRAIRATEVDMAWSSFNKGDCFIIDLGKNIYQWCGSECNRFETLKASEVAIGIRDDERNCRAKLHRVEEGEETAEMLEALGPKTTIAPSCQDDETVDSTNRKKGALYMISDASGSMKVSCVAQMSPFKQAMLSPEECYILDNGVDRNIFVWKGPKANMSERKAAMSAGQKFIKDKGYSDKTMIQVLPAGAETTLFKQFFSDWRDKDDTTGPSKAYVMGRIAKVAQVPFDASTLHTNKVMAAQHGMVDDGKGKVQVWRVENGDTVPVDPALYGHFYGGDCYLILYSYRLGGREQHIIYTWQGLKCSQDELAASAFLTVRLDDSMGGSPVQVRVTQGQEPPHLMSLFQGKPMIIHSGGTSRKGGQSQASSTRLFHIRQSSSRGSRAVEVDASASNLNTNDVFVLKTPGALYVWRGKGASEEEMMAAKHVESYLGAKASQVSEGNEPSDFWKALGGKKEYQTSKSLQQMARPPRLFGCSNKTGRLIVEEVPGDFTQSDLATDDVMLLDTWDQIFIWVGNDANGEERTGAPKIAKDYVDSDPSGRKGLPISTIKQGSEPGMFTGWFQAWDPKMWDMDPFERFRNRL